The Streptomyces sp. NBC_01439 genome contains the following window.
CGCCGGTGTTCATCAGCATGAACGTTCCGGTGCCGTAGGTGGACTTCGCCTCGCCCTCGGCGAAACAGGTCTGGCCGAAGAGGGCGGCCTGCTGGTCACCGAGCGCCGAGGCGACCGGGACACCGGCGAGGACGCCGTCCTTGACGTGGCCGTAGACCTCGGCGGAGGACTTGATCTCGGGGAGGACGTTGAGCGGGACGCCCATCGACTCGGCGATCTTCTCGTCCCAGGCCAGGCTGTGCAGGTTCATCAGCATGGTGCGCGAGGCGTTGGTGACGTCGGTGACGTGCACACCGCCCTGGGCGCCGCCGGTGAGGTTCCAGATGACCCACGAGTCCATGGTGCCGAAGAGGATGTCGCCGGCCTCGGCGCGCTCGCGCAGGCCCTCGACGTTGTCGAGCAGCCAGCGGACCTTCGGGCCCGCGAAGTAGCTCGCCAGCGGCAGGCCGGTCTCGCGGCGGAAGCGGTCCTGGCCGACGTTGCGGCCGAGCTCCTTGCACAGGGCGTCGGTGCGGGTGTCCTGCCAGACCAGTGCGTTGTGCACCGGCTCGCCGGTGTGGCGGTCCCACAGGACCGTGGTCTCGCGCTGGTTGGTGATGCCGACGGCCTTGACGTCCGCGGCGGTGATCTCCGCCTTGGCGATCGCTCCGGCGACGACCTCCTGGACGTTGGTCCAGATCTCGGTCGCGTCGTGCTCGACCCAGCCCGGCTTCGGGAAGATCTGCTCGTGCTCCTTCTGGTCGACGGCGACGATACGGCCGTCGCGGTCGAAGACGATGCAGCGGGAGGAGGTGGTGCCCTGATCGATCGCGGCGATGAAGGGACCGGTGCTGGTGGTCATGTTGGCTGCTCCTGGCAGGTCGGGTGAGTAGGCGGAATCAGGAGGGCGGTGCGGATCTTACGATCTTGCCGGTACTGCTGATCAGGCGAACGCGATGTTGTACAGACCACCGGCGAGCGCGGCACCGACGAGCGGGCCGACCACCGGGATCCAGGAGTAACCCCAGTCGGAGCCGCCCTTGTTGGGCAGCGGCAGCAGGGCGTGCACGATGCGCGGGCCGAGGTCGCGCACCGGGTTGATGGCGTAGCCGGTCGGGCCACCGAGCGAGAGACCGATGCCGACGACCACGAACGAGGTGATCAGGACGCCGATGACACCGAGGCCCTTGCCGCCGTCCTGGAGGCCCTGGGTCAAGATCGCCAGGACCAGGACGGCCGTACCGATGATCTCGGTCGCCAGGTTCTGCACGACGTTACGGATCTCGGGGCCGGTGGAGAAGATGCCGAGCACCGGACCGGCCACGTCGTGCGGGTGCGGGTCCTCGGGACCGAGCTTGGCGTCGCGGATGTGCTCCGGGTCGGCCAGGTGGACGCGGAACTGCCCGTAGTAGGTGATCCACATCAGGACCGCGCCGAGCATGGCGCCCAGCAGCTGGCCGGCGAAGTAGACGGGCGTGTCGCCCCACTCGCCGGTCTTGACGGCGAGGCCGACGGTGACCGCCGGGTTGAGGTGCGCACCGGAGAGCGGCGCGGACACGTAGGCGGCGATCAGGACGGCGAAGCCCCAGCCGAAGGTGATCGCGAGCCAGCCCGCATTGCGGGCCTTGGAGCTCTTGAGTGTCACGGCGGCGCAGACGCCACCACCGAGCAGGGTGAGCAGGGCGGTACCGATGGTCTCGCCGATGAAGATGTCGGAGCTGGACACCCGCGACTCCTTACGTACGTCCAGGGGTGGGCGGACACCGGGTCCCTCCGGTGGTTCCGCGCACTCGGTGAGTTCTGCACCGGTCCTTGGCCTTGTCGCATCCTAGCGCGTATTGCCGGTAGGTGTTCGACAATGCCGACCGATGAACGGCAGTTTTCCGCCCAAGTGAAGAACGCGTCAAGGGTCGGCCAGGCCAATGTGTCGGATCGTTACCCGTAGGTGCGATCAGCCAAATCCAGCCATTCGATGGCCGAGATAGGGCGAAAAAAGGGCAGAAGGGGGCCAGGTGATGGCCTAAACCTGCTAAAGGGAGGTCAGAACCGGCCCGCGCCGAGATCGCGTGAAACCGCACGCGCACAGTCCCGCACCGAGGCCACCAGGGCCGCACGGGGCTCGCCGCCCTCGCCGCACACCCGCTCCACGGCGCCCGCCACCGCCACCGCGCCCACCGGCATCCGGCGCCGGTCGTGGATCGGCGCCGCCACCGACGCGACGCCCTCCCAGGTCTCCTCGACGTCGGCGGCCCAGCCGCGCGCCCGGGTCAGCCCGAGGACCTCCTCGAAGCCGATGCCGTCCGTGACCGTACGGGGGGTGAACGCCTCGCGCTCGACCTCCAGGGCCTGGGTGTGCGCCACCGGATCGTAGGCGGACAGCACCTTGCCCAGCGCGGTGGAGTGCAGCGGCTGCATGGCCCCGACCTCCAGCACCTGGCGGCTGTCGTCGGGCCGGAACACGTGGTGCATGATCAGCACCCCGCTCTGGTGGAGCACGCCCACGTACACGCTCTCGCCGCTCGCCCGGGCCAGGTCGTCCGTCCACACCAGGGCGCGGGCGCGCAGCTCGTGCACGTCGAGGTAGCTGTTGCCCAGGCGAAGCAGCTCCGCGCCCAGCTGGTACCGGCCCGAGGTCGGGTCCTGCTCCACGAAGCCCTCGGCCTGCAGGGTGCGCAGGATGCCGTGGGCCGTGCCCTTGGCCAAGCCCAGCGAGGACGCCACGTCCGAGAGTCCCAGCCGGCGTTCGCCGCCCGCCAGGAGTCGCAGCATCGCAGCGGCTCGTTCGAGCGACTGGATGTTCCGTGCCATCGTGCAGCCTCCTGCAGACCTTCGGTAGTACTGACCATCTTGACGCGGTTCGACAATGCTGAACAGTATCGGTCGATGTCGACCTTGCGCACCGTCGGACAGCTGTTCGCCGTACCGTCGCAGGGACACCGCCCCGGAAAGTCCCCGCCACAGAATGCAGTCCGCCACGTGGGACACCCACACCGGGGCGCCTGCCTCGCGGTTACCCTGGCCGCGTGCACCCTTGACACAGAGGGGGTGCAAAGCCGACAGCCGTCGCATCCCAGGGAGCACCCATGGCTTCGTTGCCCACCCCGCCCGCCGACACCCAGACCCGGGCCGATGCCCTCCGGGAGGCGCTCGCGACCCGCGTGGTCGTCGCCGACGGAGCCATGGGAACGATGCTCCAGGCGCAGGACCCCACCATGGAGGACTTCCAGCAGCTCGAAGGCTGCAACGAGGTCCTCAACATCACCCGCCCCGACATCGTGCGCTCCGTCCACGAGGCGTACTTCTCGGTGGGCGTGGACTGCGTCGAGACCAACACCTTCGGCACGAACTACGCGGCGCTCGCCGAGTACGACATCGCCGAACGCAATTTCGAGCTGTCGGAGGCCGGCGCGCGCATCGCCCGCGAGGTCGCCGACGAGTTCACCGCCTCCACCGGTCAGCAGCGCTGGGTCCTCGGCTCCATGGGCCCCGGCACCAAGCTCCCCACGCTCGGCCACATCACCTACGGCCAGATCCGCGACGCCTACCAGATCAACGCCGAGGGCCTGCTCTCCGGTGGCGCCGACGCGCTGCTCGTCGAGACCACCCAGGACCTCCTGCAGACGAAGTCCTCGATCATCGGCGCCCGCCGGGCCATGGAAGCCCTCGGCGTCACCGTCCCGCTGATCTGCTCCGTCACCGTCGAGACCACCGGCACGATGCTCCTCGGCTCCGAGATCGGCGCGGCCCTGACCGCCCTGGAGCCGCTGGGCATCGACATGATCGGCCTGAACTGCGCCACCGGCCCCGCCGAGATGAGCGAGCACCTGCGCTACCTCGCGCGCAACGCCCGCATCCCGCTCTCCTGCATGCCCAATGCCGGCCTGCCCGTCCTGACCAAGCAGGGCGCGCACTACCCGCTGACCGCCCCCGAGCTCGCCGACGCCCAGGAGACCTTCGTCCGCGAGTACGGCCTCTCCCTGGTCGGCGGCTGCTGCGGCACGACCCCCGAGCACCTGCGCCAGGTCGTCGAGCGGGTCCGCGGCACGGCCGTCACCGAGCGCACCCCCCAGCCCGAACCCGGCGCCGCCTCGCTCTACCAGACCGTGCCCTTCCGCCAGGACACCTCCTACATGGCGATCGGCGAGCGCACCAACGCCAACGGCTCCAAGAAGTTCCGCGAAGCCATGCTGGAGGCCCGCTGGGACGACTGCGTGGAGATGGCGCGCGACCAGATCCGCGAGGGCGCGCACATGCTCGACCTCTGCGTGGACTACGTGGGCCGCGACGGCGTCGCCGACATGGAGGAGCTGGCTGGCCGCTTCGCCACCGCCTCCACCCTGCCCATCGTCCTGGACTCCACCGAGGTTCCCGTCATCCGGGCGGGCCTGGAGAAGCTCGGCGGCCGCGCGGTCATCAACTCCGTGAACTACGAGGACGGCGACGGCCCCGAGTCCCGCTTCGCCAAGGTCACCCGACTGGCCCAGGAGCACGGCGCCGCGCTCATCGCGCTGACCATCGACGAGGAGGGCCAGGCCCGCACCGTCGAGCACAAGGTCGCCATTGCCGAACGGCTCATCGAGGACCTGACGGCCAACTGGGGGATCCGCGAGTCGGACATCCTCATTGACACGCTGACCTTCACCATCTGCACCGGCCAGGAGGAGTCCCGGAAGGACGGCATCGCCACGATCGAGGCGATCCGCGAGCTCAAGCGGCTCCACCCGGACGTCCAGACCACCCTCGGCCTGTCCAACATCTCCTTCGGCCTCAACCCGGCCGCCCGCGTCCTGCTGAACTCGGTCTTCCTCGACGAGTGCGTCAAGGCCGGCCTGGACTCCGCCATCGTCCACGCCTCCAAGATCCTGCCGATCGCCCGCTTCGACGAGGAGCAGGTCACCACCGCCCTCGACCTGATCTACGACCGGCGCGACGGCGACTACGACCCGCTCCAGAAGCTGATGGCCCTCTTCGAGGGCGTCAACACCAAGTCCCTCAAGGCCGGCCGCGCCGAGGAACTCCTCGCCCTGCCGCTGGACGAGCGACTGCAGCGCCGCATCATCGACGGCGAGAAGAACGGCCTGGAGGCCGACCTCGACGAGGCCCTTCAGACCCGCCCCGCCCTCGACATCGTCAACGACACCCTCCTGGAGGGCATGAAGGTCGTCGGCGAGCTCTTCGGCTCGGGCCAGATGCAGCTCCCCTTCGTCCTCCAGTCCGCCGAGGTCATGAAGACGGCCGTCGCGTACCTCGAACCGCACATGGAGAAGACCGATGACGAGGGCAAGGGCACGATCGTCCTCGCCACCGTCCGCGGCGACGTCCACGACATCGGCAAGAACCTCGTCGACATCATCCTCACTAACAACGGCTACAACGTCGTCAACATCGGCATCAAGCAGCCCGTCTCCGCGATCCTCGAAGCCGCGCAGGAGCACAAGGCCGACGTCATCGGCATGTCGGGCCTGCTCGTGAAGTCGACCGTGATCATGAAGGAGAACCTGGAGGAGCTGAACCAGCGCAAGCTGGCCGCCGACTACCCGGTGATCCTCGGCGGCGCCGCCCTCACCCGCGCCTACGTCGAGCAGGACCTCCACGAGATCTACGAGGGCGAGGTCCGCTACGCCCGCGACGCCTTCGAGGGCCTGCGCCTCATGGACGCCCTGATCGCCGTCAAGCGCGGCGTCCCCGGCGCGACCCTGCCCGAGCTCAAGCAGCGCCGCGTCGCCAAGCGCGACGTTCCGGCCCTCCAGGTGGAGGAGCCGGAGGAGTCCGGCGGCCGCTCCGACGTGTCCGTCGACAACCCGGTGCCCGCCCCGCCGTTCTGGGGCACCCGCGTGGTCAAGGGCATCCCGCTCAAGGACTACGCCTCCTGGCTCGACGAGGGCGCCCTCTTCAAGGGCCAGTGGGGCCTCAAGCAGGCCCGCGCGGGCGGAGCCACGTACGAGGAGCTCGTCGAGAGCGAGGGCCGTCCGCGGCTGCGCGGCCTCCTGGACAAGCTGCACACCGAGAACCTGCTGGAAGCCGCCGTCGTCTACGGGTACTTCCCCTGCGTCTCTAAGGGCGATGACCTGATCATCCTCGACGACGCCGGCAACGAACGGACCCGCTTCACCTTCCCGCGCCAGCGCCGCGGCCGACGCCTGTGCCTCGCGGACTTCTTCCGCCCCGAGGAGTCGGGCGAGACCGACGTCGTCGGCTTGCAGGTGGTCACCGTCGGCTCGAAGATCGGCGAGGCCACCGCCAAGCTGTTCGAGTCGGACTCCTACCGCGAGTACCTGGAGCTGCACGGCCTTTCGGTCCAGCTCGCCGAGGCCATGGCCGAGTACTGGCACGCCCGCGTCCGCGCCGAGCTCGGATTCGGCGGTGAGGACCCGGCGAAGGTCGAGGACATGTTCGACCTCAAGTACCGCGGTGCCCGCTTCTCGCTCGGCTACGGCGCCTGCCCCGACCTGGAGGACCGCGCGAAGATCGCCGACCTCCTGGAGCCGGAGCGGATCGGCGTCCACCTGTCGGAGGAGTTCCAGCTCCACCCGGAGCAGTCCACCGACGCGATCGTGATCCACCACCCCGAAGCGAAGTATTTCAACGCACGCTGAGCTCCACCGACGTACACTTGTCGGTCCCATACAGGCCGGTCGCCTGTTCCCCGGGGTCGCATGCCCCGCGGAAGAGGTGACCGGCCTTCTCGTCCCTTCTGAGAGGCATGCGCATGACGAGCACCGTTCCCGCCCCCGTCGCCCGTACGGCCGACGGTTCTGCCCTGCAGGCGGTGCTGCTCGACATGGACGGCACCCTCGTCGACACCGAGGGCTTCTGGTGGGAGATCGAGGCCGAGATCTTCCAGGAGCTCGGCCACCGCCTCGACGAATCCTGGCGCGACGTGGTCGTCGGCGGCCCCATGAGCCGCAGCGCGACCTTCCTGATCGAGTCGACCGGCGCCGCCATCGGCCTCGCCGAGCTGAGCGTCCTGCTCAACGAGCGCTTCGAGGCCCGCATCGCCGACCGGGTGCCGCTGATGCCCGGAGCCGAGCGGCTGCTGACCGAGCTCGCCCGGCACAACGTGCCCACCGCCCTCGTCTCCGCCTCCCACCGCCGGGTGATCGACCAGGTCCTCCTCACCCTCGGCCGCGACCGCTTCACGATGACGGTCGCCGGCGACGAGGTGGCCCGCACCAAGCCGCACCCCGACCCGTACCTGTTCGCCGCGCGCTCGCTGGGCGCACACCCCTCGCGGTGCGCGGTCATCGAGGACACCCGCACCGGTGTGGCGGCCGCCGAGGCCGCCGGCTGCCGGGTCGTGGCCATCCCCTCGGTCGGCGTGATCGAACCCGCCCCCGGGCGCACGGTCGTCCGCTCGCTGGAGGACGTGGACCTCGCGTTCCTGCGCTCGCTCATCGCCCCGTTTAACTGAGAGTGACGACCCCGGCCTCCGATCGGGCGTGCACTACCCAAGCGGACACATCGGCATGCACTGGCCTACATCGGTATGCATTGCCACGCACCGGAGCCCCCCGAGCACGCTCCGTGCCGAACGGAACGCTGTTCGGCTGCGTCCTGGCGGAAGGATCTTCCGTGATAGGTCCCGGAGGCTGAAATTCCATCCCCTCCGGGGTTGTTGCGTAGGGTGACCTTGGTCACCCTGCGCACCTTCGGCGACTCCCTCCCGGGGCCCCCTCGGCTTCCAATGTGTCCACATTGATCAGCCCCTGACCGAATCTGCGCAGCCTGCCTGCCAACAGGCAGTTCGCTCCGATCACAGTGCGATTACGCCTCAAGTTCCGCCAGTTCCAGCCATCCCTCCCCGGACCACTACTGTCGATGCGGGCACTACGCCGCACCTCAGCCGGCCCCGACACACACCCCTGTGCCGGGACCGCGTGGACCGATCGTCACAACACCGGCCCGATCGTTCCGCCCCGAACGGGCGACCGACGCGAAGTGCCCTCTACGCCGCTTTGAACAAGTGCCGGTTACAGGGAGTACTTCCAGCATGAACCGCAAGACCATGGTGCTGACGGCCGCGGCCGGACTGCTCACCCCTGCGCTGGCCGCCTGCGGCAGCGCGAGCGGCGGAGGAGCAGGATCCGGCGCGATCGTCGTCGGCACCACCGATCGGTTCGAGGCCGCAGACTTCGCTCCCGCCCCCTTCGACCCGGCCTACGCCTACGACGCCAGCACCTGGAACGTCCTGCGCCAGACCGTCCAGACGCTGATGCACACCCCGCGCGGCGGCGGCCAGCCCGTCCCCGAAGCAGCCTCCGCCTGCCGCTTCACCGACGCCGGCAACGAGAGCTACCGCTGCACCCTGCGCCCCGATCTGAAGTTCGCCGACGGTGAGCCCCTCACCGCCAAGGACGTCAAGTTCTCCATCGATCGCGTCCGCACCATCAAGGACGAGAACGGCCCCTCCTCGCTGCTCTCCACTCTCGACAACGTCGAGGTCAAGGGCACCGACACCGTCGTCTTCCACCTGAAGACCCCGGACGCGACCTTCCCGTTCAAACTCTCCACCCCCGCCGCCGGCATCGTCAGTGAGAAGAACTACGACGCCAAGAAGCTCCGCGAGGGCTTCGCCGTGGACGGCTCCGGCCCGTACACGATGAAGGCCGAGGTCAAGGGCAACCAACTGGTCCGCGCCGTCTTCACCAAGAACCCGCACTACAAGGGCGACCTCAAGCTGCAGAACGACAAGGTCGAGCTGCGCACCTTCGCCGACTCCCCGACCATGGGCAAGGCACTCACCGACGGGAAGATCCACATGGTCTCCCGCACCCTGTCGCCCGCCCAGATCACCGAGCTCAGCGCCAACCCGCCCAAGGGCGTGAAGCTGGTCCCGATGCCCGGCCTGGAGATCCGCTACCTCGGCTTCAACACCGAGGCCCCGGTCGTCAAGGACAAGGCCGTGCGCCAGGCGCTCGCCGCCGCCGTCGACCGCGGCCAGCTCATCTCCAAGGTCTACGGCAAGTCCGCCCAGCCGCTCTACTCGCTGGTCCCCACCACCGTCACGGGCCACGTCAACTCCTTCTACAACAAGTACGGCGAGGCCAACACGCCCAAGGCCGCCGCCCTGCTGAAGGAGGCCGGGATCAAGACCCCGGTCAAGCTGACCCTGCACTACACCAGCGACCACTACGGCGACGGCACGGCCGCCGAGTTCGAGGCCCTCAAGGCCCAGCTCAACTCCACCGGCCTGTTCGACATCACCGTCCAGGGCAACGAGTGGGCGGACTTCCGCCCCGCCCAGAAGAAGGGCGACCACGCCGCCTACGGGCTCGGCTGGTTCCCCGACTACCCGGACGCCGACAACTTCCTCGCCCCGTTCCTGGAGCAGGACAACTTCTTGGGCACGCCGTACGCCAACAGTGCGGTGCGCAGCAGGCTCATCCCCGAATCCCGGCGGGCGGTCGACCGTACGGTCGCCGTCCCCGCGATCACGGAGATGCAGGACATCGTCGCCGAGGACGTACCCGTCCTGCCCCTGTGGCAGGGCAAGCAGTACGTCGCCGCACGCGACGGGATCACCGGAGTGGAGTGGTCGGTCAACGCCATCTCCGACCTCCAGTTGTGGGAGCTCGGCCGTGGCGTAAGCGGCTGAGCAAGGCAAAGACCGGCAGCGGGTGTCGCGGGCCGGAACAACGAAACAGTTCGACTGTGAAGGACGTTCGCGTGAATCGACGTAACCAGTGGCTGGCGGCTCCGCTCGGCGCAGCCACCGCCGCCGCGCTGCTCAGCGGTTGCGGTTCGACCGATGGCTCCAATGCCGGCAGCGGCAAGGGCGTGGTCATGGGCATATCCGACAAGGTGAAGTCCGTCGACCCGGCATCGGGCTACGACCCGGGCTCCTGGCTGCTGTTCAACAACGTCTTCCAGTCGCTGCTGAGCTTCCCCAAGGGCGGCACCACCCCCGAGCCCGACGCCGCCCAGGCCTGCGGCTTCGAGGGCGGTGACAGCAAGCTCTACAAGTGCACCCTGCGGGACGGCCTGAAGTTCAGCAACGGCCACAGCCTCACCTCGAAGGACGTCAAGTTCTCCTTCGAGCGCACCCTGAAGATCAACGACGCCAACGGTCCCGCCGTGATGCTCTCGTCGATCTCCAGCATCGACGCCCCCGACGACAAGACCGTCGTCTTCAAGCTCAAGACCTCCGACGCCACCTTCCCCAGCAAGATCGCGTCCGGCGCCGGCTCCATCGTCGACCACGCCGAGTACCCGGCCGACAAGCTGCGCAGCGACAACAAGGCCGTCGGCTCCGGCGTCTACAAGCTCGACTCGTTCGGCGAGAAGAGCGCCACCTTCTCCGTCAACGAGTCCTACAGCGGCAAGGCCAAGGCCAAGAACACCGGCGTCACGCTGAAGTTCTTCAACGGCGACCAGGCCGGCCTCAAGACGACCCTCGAAAGCGGCGACGTCGACTTCGCCTTCCGCGGCCTCGCCGCCAAGGACATCGCCGCCCTCGCCTCCAGCAAGACCGGCGACAACAAGGTCGACGTCGTCCAGGGCACCGGCGCCGAGGTCGAGCACATGGTGTTCAACGTCAACGACCCCGTCGTCGGCAAGCTCCCCGTGCGCAAGGCCATCGCCTACCTCATCGACCGCGAAGCCCTCGTCCGGGACGTGTACGCGGGCACCGCCACCGCGCTCTACTCCATCGTGCCCACCGGCATCGCCGGCCACACGACCCCGTTCTTCGACCGCTACGGCGGCACCCCCCAGCTCGACAAGGCCAAGGCCGTCCTCAAGGCCGGCGGCATCAACGGCAAGGTCAAGCTGACCCTGTACTCCACCCCCTCCCGCTACGGCCCCTCCACGGACCAGCAGTTCGAGGTCATCGCCAAGCAGCTCAACGACAGCGGCCTCTTCGACGCCGACGTCAAGTCCGTCGAGTACGAGCAGTACGAAAAGGACATCCAGGCCGGCAAGTACGGCATCTACGTGAAGGGCTGGGTGCCCGACTACCCGGACGCCGACAACTTCACGCAGCCGTTCTTCGGCCCGGACAACGTGCTGAACAACAACTACGACAACAAGGAGATCACCGGGACGATCATCCCGTCGACCTCCGCGAAGTCCGACCGCACCGCGGCCAACACCGACTACAACCGCCTCCAGGACATCGTCGCCGAGGAGCTCCCCCTCATCCCGCTCTGGCAGGGCAAGCAGTACGCCGTCACCCGCCAGAACGTGAGCGGCCTGCAGTGGTCCCTCGACGCCTCCACCGTCTTCCGCTTCTGGGAGATCAGCAAGGGCTGATGCCACCGCAGCCGGGCCCGCCCCAGAGCGGGCGCGGACAACGCGGAGGGGGCCGTACGTGCGCGCACGTACGGCCC
Protein-coding sequences here:
- a CDS encoding ABC transporter substrate-binding protein produces the protein MNRKTMVLTAAAGLLTPALAACGSASGGGAGSGAIVVGTTDRFEAADFAPAPFDPAYAYDASTWNVLRQTVQTLMHTPRGGGQPVPEAASACRFTDAGNESYRCTLRPDLKFADGEPLTAKDVKFSIDRVRTIKDENGPSSLLSTLDNVEVKGTDTVVFHLKTPDATFPFKLSTPAAGIVSEKNYDAKKLREGFAVDGSGPYTMKAEVKGNQLVRAVFTKNPHYKGDLKLQNDKVELRTFADSPTMGKALTDGKIHMVSRTLSPAQITELSANPPKGVKLVPMPGLEIRYLGFNTEAPVVKDKAVRQALAAAVDRGQLISKVYGKSAQPLYSLVPTTVTGHVNSFYNKYGEANTPKAAALLKEAGIKTPVKLTLHYTSDHYGDGTAAEFEALKAQLNSTGLFDITVQGNEWADFRPAQKKGDHAAYGLGWFPDYPDADNFLAPFLEQDNFLGTPYANSAVRSRLIPESRRAVDRTVAVPAITEMQDIVAEDVPVLPLWQGKQYVAARDGITGVEWSVNAISDLQLWELGRGVSG
- a CDS encoding MIP/aquaporin family protein, whose product is MSSSDIFIGETIGTALLTLLGGGVCAAVTLKSSKARNAGWLAITFGWGFAVLIAAYVSAPLSGAHLNPAVTVGLAVKTGEWGDTPVYFAGQLLGAMLGAVLMWITYYGQFRVHLADPEHIRDAKLGPEDPHPHDVAGPVLGIFSTGPEIRNVVQNLATEIIGTAVLVLAILTQGLQDGGKGLGVIGVLITSFVVVGIGLSLGGPTGYAINPVRDLGPRIVHALLPLPNKGGSDWGYSWIPVVGPLVGAALAGGLYNIAFA
- the glpK gene encoding glycerol kinase GlpK — encoded protein: MTTSTGPFIAAIDQGTTSSRCIVFDRDGRIVAVDQKEHEQIFPKPGWVEHDATEIWTNVQEVVAGAIAKAEITAADVKAVGITNQRETTVLWDRHTGEPVHNALVWQDTRTDALCKELGRNVGQDRFRRETGLPLASYFAGPKVRWLLDNVEGLRERAEAGDILFGTMDSWVIWNLTGGAQGGVHVTDVTNASRTMLMNLHSLAWDEKIAESMGVPLNVLPEIKSSAEVYGHVKDGVLAGVPVASALGDQQAALFGQTCFAEGEAKSTYGTGTFMLMNTGDKVINSYSGLLTTVGYQIGDQKPVYALEGSIAVTGSLVQWMRDQMGLIKSAAEIETLASSVEDNGGAYFVPAFSGLFAPYWRSDARGVIAGLTRYVTKAHIARAVLEATAWQTREITDAMTKDSGVELAALKVDGGMTSNNLLMQTLSDFLDAPVVRPMVAETTCLGAAYAAGLAVGFWPDTDALRANWRRAAEWTPRMPADQRDREYKSWLKAVERSMGWVDDEDAS
- a CDS encoding ABC transporter substrate-binding protein is translated as MNRRNQWLAAPLGAATAAALLSGCGSTDGSNAGSGKGVVMGISDKVKSVDPASGYDPGSWLLFNNVFQSLLSFPKGGTTPEPDAAQACGFEGGDSKLYKCTLRDGLKFSNGHSLTSKDVKFSFERTLKINDANGPAVMLSSISSIDAPDDKTVVFKLKTSDATFPSKIASGAGSIVDHAEYPADKLRSDNKAVGSGVYKLDSFGEKSATFSVNESYSGKAKAKNTGVTLKFFNGDQAGLKTTLESGDVDFAFRGLAAKDIAALASSKTGDNKVDVVQGTGAEVEHMVFNVNDPVVGKLPVRKAIAYLIDREALVRDVYAGTATALYSIVPTGIAGHTTPFFDRYGGTPQLDKAKAVLKAGGINGKVKLTLYSTPSRYGPSTDQQFEVIAKQLNDSGLFDADVKSVEYEQYEKDIQAGKYGIYVKGWVPDYPDADNFTQPFFGPDNVLNNNYDNKEITGTIIPSTSAKSDRTAANTDYNRLQDIVAEELPLIPLWQGKQYAVTRQNVSGLQWSLDASTVFRFWEISKG
- a CDS encoding HAD family hydrolase; this encodes MTSTVPAPVARTADGSALQAVLLDMDGTLVDTEGFWWEIEAEIFQELGHRLDESWRDVVVGGPMSRSATFLIESTGAAIGLAELSVLLNERFEARIADRVPLMPGAERLLTELARHNVPTALVSASHRRVIDQVLLTLGRDRFTMTVAGDEVARTKPHPDPYLFAARSLGAHPSRCAVIEDTRTGVAAAEAAGCRVVAIPSVGVIEPAPGRTVVRSLEDVDLAFLRSLIAPFN
- the metH gene encoding methionine synthase, with product MASLPTPPADTQTRADALREALATRVVVADGAMGTMLQAQDPTMEDFQQLEGCNEVLNITRPDIVRSVHEAYFSVGVDCVETNTFGTNYAALAEYDIAERNFELSEAGARIAREVADEFTASTGQQRWVLGSMGPGTKLPTLGHITYGQIRDAYQINAEGLLSGGADALLVETTQDLLQTKSSIIGARRAMEALGVTVPLICSVTVETTGTMLLGSEIGAALTALEPLGIDMIGLNCATGPAEMSEHLRYLARNARIPLSCMPNAGLPVLTKQGAHYPLTAPELADAQETFVREYGLSLVGGCCGTTPEHLRQVVERVRGTAVTERTPQPEPGAASLYQTVPFRQDTSYMAIGERTNANGSKKFREAMLEARWDDCVEMARDQIREGAHMLDLCVDYVGRDGVADMEELAGRFATASTLPIVLDSTEVPVIRAGLEKLGGRAVINSVNYEDGDGPESRFAKVTRLAQEHGAALIALTIDEEGQARTVEHKVAIAERLIEDLTANWGIRESDILIDTLTFTICTGQEESRKDGIATIEAIRELKRLHPDVQTTLGLSNISFGLNPAARVLLNSVFLDECVKAGLDSAIVHASKILPIARFDEEQVTTALDLIYDRRDGDYDPLQKLMALFEGVNTKSLKAGRAEELLALPLDERLQRRIIDGEKNGLEADLDEALQTRPALDIVNDTLLEGMKVVGELFGSGQMQLPFVLQSAEVMKTAVAYLEPHMEKTDDEGKGTIVLATVRGDVHDIGKNLVDIILTNNGYNVVNIGIKQPVSAILEAAQEHKADVIGMSGLLVKSTVIMKENLEELNQRKLAADYPVILGGAALTRAYVEQDLHEIYEGEVRYARDAFEGLRLMDALIAVKRGVPGATLPELKQRRVAKRDVPALQVEEPEESGGRSDVSVDNPVPAPPFWGTRVVKGIPLKDYASWLDEGALFKGQWGLKQARAGGATYEELVESEGRPRLRGLLDKLHTENLLEAAVVYGYFPCVSKGDDLIILDDAGNERTRFTFPRQRRGRRLCLADFFRPEESGETDVVGLQVVTVGSKIGEATAKLFESDSYREYLELHGLSVQLAEAMAEYWHARVRAELGFGGEDPAKVEDMFDLKYRGARFSLGYGACPDLEDRAKIADLLEPERIGVHLSEEFQLHPEQSTDAIVIHHPEAKYFNAR
- a CDS encoding IclR family transcriptional regulator — its product is MARNIQSLERAAAMLRLLAGGERRLGLSDVASSLGLAKGTAHGILRTLQAEGFVEQDPTSGRYQLGAELLRLGNSYLDVHELRARALVWTDDLARASGESVYVGVLHQSGVLIMHHVFRPDDSRQVLEVGAMQPLHSTALGKVLSAYDPVAHTQALEVEREAFTPRTVTDGIGFEEVLGLTRARGWAADVEETWEGVASVAAPIHDRRRMPVGAVAVAGAVERVCGEGGEPRAALVASVRDCARAVSRDLGAGRF